The Sulfolobus sp. A20 genomic interval TGATTCAGAAATATATTTGAAAGGAAAATCTCTATTTAAAGATGCTGAAGCCGGGATGACTATAATGAACTTTCACATGCCCCCTTATGATACTAAAATCGATATTGTAAAACAAGGCTTTAAGAAAATCCATAAAGGATCTAAAGCAGTGTTAGACTTAATAAAAGAATTTAAGCCTATAGTATCTTTACACGGGCACGTTCATGAAGCCGCAGGGATTGATAAGATAGATAATACTATTATAATTAACCCTGGTAGTTTATATCAACTGGGTGAGCCATCGGTAGTGATATTTGATGTTTATAAAGAGATTAAAAGTGTTGGTTCTATTAGTATAGGACAGTACATAGTTAAGAACATTGAATTCGTTTCAACAAATCCTCTAGATTTAACGTAATTATTTTGTTCAGGATAAAAACTTTTTAATCATTTTACAATCACGAAATACAGTCATCATTTGGAAAAGATTTAATAAGTACAATTTTATTATTATAAGAAATGGCTATAGGTAAAATTGTTCTAATTGCGGGAGCTGTAATATTGATCATAGGTATTGCTTTGTTCTTCATAGGCGGTTTCACGGCTGCTTCTGGCCTTAAGGGCCTCCAAACGGATTTATCTGCAGCCTCTCCAATCACGTTGGAGCCTAATTCTTCAATTAGTTTGGGGACTCCAGCTAAGTTAACGCTTTTGCTATACAATACTAGTTTAGGTAAGGCATTGAAAGTCCTACAAAACGTTAATGGAACCAATACATCAGCTAGCCAAATATCAGAAGTTGGATATGTTGCAGCATTGCTACAACCTAAGTATCAGGCTTACATTGTTAACAATTTCACAACTCCAGTTGCGGTAAAATATGCCATGAGTAATGCTGAGATTTCTTCACTGTTAAATGGAGCTATACTTACCGGGCTTGGTTTCTTTTTTGGAATAATAGGAGTGATAATAATAATTGTAGGAATAATACTATATCTAAGGTCCAGAAAGAAATAAAAACTTAGTTTTTTATTATGTAAAATATGCCAAAATTAGTTTCTACTTTAGGTACGTCACCTGGAGGAGTTTTAGAAACGTTTGAATATTTAATGAAAAATGGAGTACAGATAACGGAGATAAGAGTAATAACTACTAAGAATCCAGAGGTCGAAAAGGCTTGGAGAATTTTAAACGTATTATTCTTATGTTGCGTCAAACAGAAATATCCAAAGGTTGAGATTGCTAAGTATCAGATCGATATAGATGATATTAACAATGAAGACGACTTAAGAAAGTTTAAAGAGTTCATTGAAGGTCATTTACAACCAGATGACTACATGGATATAACGGGGGGTAGAAAAGGGATGAGCGTAGCAGCAGCACTAGCTGCTAAAGCTGTTGGGGCTAAGATTATAACTTCTATAATTTCACAACAATCGTATAGAAGCATTAATGATAAGATAAGAAATTTAACTAATATACCAGAACTTAAGAGGAGAGAAGAATGCAATGAGCAATTAGAGAAGGATTATTGTGAGCTGATATCTAAAGATGCAAAAACTATAGTATTTGACATCTAAACTTCCTCCTCGTCTAAAGAGTTACGACTTTATCATGGAACTTAGATATATTTTATCGAAACTCTAACAGAGATTCCCAGAACTCTTTTTCGTAATATTGAATCATGTATGCAATAGTTTTAAGTCTATTCATGTCTTTAACTTCCAAAAGACTAATTACCTTATTCTCTAGCTCATCATAAGAGCCCTTAAACGTATCAAAAAATCCTAATTCATTAATACCGTAATTCCTCCTTAAGCCTTCTCCAAACCTTGTCACAACAGTACCCCATACCGGTAAATTAACTACTGTAGCAAACAAAAACTCTTTTGGTTCCGCATAATTTGCCAACCAAGATAAGTAATGTGTATAGTTTACAGCCTTAGGAGATATATTATACGTTAATGGATCCTTAATATCAATATTTAACTCCTTCATTAATTTCATGAGTTCTCCTAGAGCATGATAATCCCCATCAATTAATTCCTTAAATATGCTTAGCTCATCAATAGACCTACTCTTTGATAAACCTAATGCTAGTGACCTTAGATCATGATTCACTATATACCATTGGTTAATTACAAAATAATTAATAACATCCCTTTTCAGCTTTCCTTCCTCCACCAATTTTAAAATAGGATTATTAAGTATTTGTAAGTTAAGATTTTCTAGTTCCTTTCTTATGATTTGAAGCGGGTTCATTATTAAATATTAAATATAAGTTACTTATAAACTATCTTAATGGTAAACCTACTTTCTCCTTGCCCTTAAGGATGAGGCTTTCCTCATTTTGTAAATCTCATATCCCCTATGTAAGTTTATTTGAAGTATATAATAAGAATAACTACACTATATATTCAATACGTGGAAAAATAAGGCACTTACCACAAAGTATAATTAATATATCATGATAGTATATTCTTTATTCTCATTATCTTTGATTTAGCAATATACTCATCAGCTGAGTCTGATATCGTAGAAAATTTTATTTGTGAACTAACCAATCTAATTCTTATGAAAAGGATCGACGTTTATAACGCATTATTAGGCAAAGGAGAGTTCATTGACGATTTCAAATTTAGGGGGAAATACGCATATTTTCTCAGAAGTCCCTATCCACATGCTAGGATAAGTAAAATTGACTCTAGTGAAGCAGAGAGGAGAGGAGCCTTAGTGTTAACCGGAAAAGACATGCTTTCTAGGACAGTTCAACAAGCAGGAGAAAGAGAAGGTGCTGGATTAACAAGTCCATTACTAGCAATAAATAAAGCGTTGTATGTTGGTCAACCTGTTGCATTAATCCTAGCTGATGATCCATATGAGGCTGTAGATTTAGCTGAGTACGTACAAGTAGACTATGAGCCTTTGGAAGCTGTGCCTAACATCGATAGGGCTCTCCAGAATAAAGTAATATTGTTTGATGACTTAAAGAGTAACGTTGTAAAAGAGCAAACTTTCGAATTCGGAAAAAACAATAGTAGAGGTAGGGAATTGGAGTTAGAACTGTATTGGTCAAGAAGTTCCGGTAATCCGATTGAACCTTATGGAGCTCAAGTTATTCCAATGGACGATTACTTGCTTATAATATCTAATCAACAAGCGGGTAATTTAGTATCTGATGAAATACAAAAAGCATTGGGAATAAAGGTAATTCATAAAAACGCTAGGCAAGGTGGTAGTTTTGGAGCTAAGTTCTCTTTAGTCAGATATCTAGCAGTATTAAGCTATGCTTCTTTAAAGTTTAGAGTACCTATAAAGTGGATTGAAACTAGAACAGAGCATTTAATGGCTTCTAATAGTAGTGGACCAGAGAGGAAATTTAAGATTCGCGCGAATTATACTTCAGACGGTAAAGTTAACGCCTTAGATATTCACATTTGGGAAGACGTTGGGGCTTCAAGAGATGCTGGACAACCATTTAAACCATTAGGACACTTAACTGGGCCTTATAAAATACCTTATGTAAAATATACCGGAACGTTAGTTGCGACGAATAAGAATCCTCCGGGTGCTTTTAGAGGAGCTGGAACTCCTCCGCATACGTGGGCTCTGGAGAGAGTGATGGATGCGATAGCTGACGAGTTAGGTATTGATAGAGCAGAAGTGAGAAAAACTAATGCTATTGATAGCTTCCCATATGATTCGGGATTTGCATATTATGATTCGGGTAATCCCAAAGGTTTGTTAGAGTTAGCGTTATCGAGGAAGGATATCTTTTCTATGAGAGATAAGAATACTGGGATAGGTCTTGCTTTGTCTACAGATCCAAGTACACCTTCAGGAAGTGAGAGAGTTAAAATTAAGATAAAGGACGGGAAGATTGTAATTGGATTAGGTTTTGGTCCAGAAGGACAAGGAAATGAACACACTGCTGTCTTGCTAGCTTCAAAGCTATTGGGAATACCACAAGAGGATGTTAAATATGAAATACTAGATAACACAGAATTACCTTCATCATTTGGTCCCGGTGGGAGTAGAATGGCTGTATACTCTTATGGTGCTGTTGCCGGTGGAGTTGAAGAATTAAAAGCTAAGCTTAGAAAGAGGGCTGAAGCAGTACTAAACGATAAGATAATAGATTATAAAGAGGGTTATTTCATCGGCGAGAATGGAGGAAAAGTTAGGATTACTCAGTTTGAAGGAGAAGAAGTAAGCTTCACGTACACTCTTCAAGGAAAATATAGGTTCAACGCTTATCCATTTGCTTGCGATTTAGCTGTTGTTAGGATAGAAGATGGTAAGATAAAGCCTATCAAACACGTAGTATACATTGATCCTGGTAATCCTATAGACGAGGATTTAGTACGAGAACAAGTTATTGGAGGAACTGCAATAGGCATATCTATAGCATTATATGAGAGATATTTATATGATGATAGTGGAAACCTATTAACAACTAGTTTAGCAGATTATGGATTACCCACAGCTGCGGATTTGCCTGATATCGAAGTGAATATAGTACCAACGCCTTCTCCAGTAACACCTTTCGGAGCCAAAGGTATAGGAGAAATTCCAGTAGGCGTGGCTGCTGCAGCAGTAACTAGTGCGATTGAGGACGTAATAAAGAAAAGGATAACTAAAGTCCCAATTACATTGGAAGACGTTTTAAATGAATGAAATCAATCATTTTTTATTTGCAGTACAGCTATTTTATGCTCTCCTATTATATCACTTAGTTTATATTTTCCTTGTGATATTTCAACATTTCTTAGAACATCGAAACTTTTAGGCAAGTCAACTTCATCATTTATTTCTTTTGTTACGACGGGGGAGAATAATACCATTATTTTACCTCTCCTAAATCCGTATTGTAACTTCTGATAGCCTTGTAAATCTCTTCTAATCGAAAGCAACTTTTTTATTACTAACATTTTAGTCCTCTCGTCAGAAATTGTTATTTTTTCTATACTATCGGGCAACTTTTTCATGGTTTCTCTCAGATAATTAAAGTTGACAGGTAATCTGTTATCTGGATCGGTCAATAAATATCTCCACACCTCAGTCCCTTGGTAAATGTCAGGAATTCCGGGAGAAGTACACTTTAAAGTAATTGTAATTAAAGATTTCATATAACCATAATATGTGACTTTCTTCAGAAAATTAATCAGATCACTTCTAAAAGTATCATTAGATAATGTATCATCTATGAACGCTAACACTCTTTTCTCATATTCTACATTGGGGTTTTCCCAAGTAGTATTTACCTTAGCCTCTCTTATAGCCTTAATCATATGGTTTTTAATCCTGTTTACGTATTCCTCGTTGTAAGACTCAAAACTACCCACAATTGTTTGATAAAACCTATACTCATCATTTCTATCTATTTTTGGCTTCAATAAATCATGCCAATAAATAACCCTTTCCTTCCACTCTTTAGGAATCTCAGACAATACGGAAATCCTTGCTCTGACGTCTTCGCTAAACTTAGTGTCATGAGTTGAAGTAGCATTGAGGCTTATTGAATTCACTCTACTTGAATTAAAATCATGAAACTCGTCTAAAGTGATGGAAAACATTCTCAGATTACTACCAACTTCATTTAAGGATATAAGCCTATTATAAATGAATAGTGCAGTGTCTTCATAACCTTTAGCAAATATTGCTGGCATGTATTGTTGTAACCTAATTAATGCTTTTTCATCCCTTAGCTTCTTCTCTTTATCACACTCATCTATCACGTTCATATCCTCATAAGGTAAATACGTCCTATATCGTTTAAGGCATGATAAGAAATCAATTAAATAGTCTTCATTGACTCCAAACAATTTAGCTAGTCTTTGAATATCTCCACGGAACAGAGTTTTTGCTACTAACTTCTTACTTTCAGTTATTATACTCTCTATATCAAGCTTCCTACCTACAAATTCTTCATAAAATTTTGTCAGTTCCTCCTCTCCACTCTTATCTACCAGTAATAGGTTTACGTAATTTAAGAAATCATATCCCGTAGTTCCATCAACGTTCCAGTTTTCTGGTAGTTTCTCACCGAGGGATAGTATCTTCTCTACGTATATTATTTTATTTGGGAAAATTTTTCTTAGTCTGTCTATGTATTGCTTCGGATCATAAAGCCCATCTATGTGATCTACTCTTAATCCGTCTATAGGTAACCTTGAAATAACACTATGTGACTCGTTAAATACCTCTTCTAACTCCACTTTAATAGCTATAAGATCATTTACAGCGAAGAATCTACGATAGTTAGGATATTCTTTCCAGAACTTCAATTCGTAATACTGCATCCCAAGTAACTTCTTTATATCATCTTTGCTTAAACACGAGGTTTGAAAACAATTTAATTTCTTTAAGTATTCAATACCTTCTTTATTTATAGGAAAGAGGAAGTCTCTGTACTTTACGTAACTATCCTTTACTTCAATAAGGTTATTTCTTATAACGTTATCCGGAACGTCTTCTAAAATTGGTAATATTATTATATCTTCATCATAAATATCAAAATAATTATAATACTTGCTATTTTTCCAATTCTCGAGAACATCCATTAGTCTCCAATTGTTACTATGAACTGCCATATGGTTAGGGACTATATCTTGAATTATACCTAAACCTCTTTTCTTAGCCTCATTAACTAATTTAAAGTATCCCTCTTCTCCCCCTAATTCATCATTTATCTTACTATGGTCTACCACATCATAACCGTGACTACTTGAGGGTCTAGCTTGAAGTACAGGGGACAAATATAAATGAGAAATGCCCAACTCCTTAAAATAATCTAAGTACTCTATTACTCTCTCGAAATCGAAATCCTTGTTTAACTGTAATCTGTATGTAGAATTTATATTCTCGTTCATAGCTCAACCCTTCTATATACTAACGCTGTTCTACTTTCTATTTCCAGTTCCCTTTCAGAGTCTACAATCCTCTCCTCCTGCCTTATATCCCTTAAGTGAGAGCTAACTACCAATTCCCATTTCCCTTTAGGAAACTTAAACTTAATATTGTTAGGATTAGCATTAAGTATTATTAGGAAGGTATCATCAGCTATTCTCTCTCCATACTCGTTTATTTCGTCCATTACACTTCCTTCTAAAATGAATGCAACAGTCTGAGTTGGTGAATTCCAAATTTTCTCATCGACTTCTCTTCCATCAATGTTCAAAAACGTAACGTCCTTTAGAGGCATGCCAAAAAGCTTCTTTCCTTGAAAATATTTAGCTCTTCTAAAGATTGGATGAGCTCTATAAAAGTGAATTAATCCTCTTACAAATTCTAAAA includes:
- the crn1 gene encoding CRISPR-associated ring nuclease Crn1 yields the protein MPKLVSTLGTSPGGVLETFEYLMKNGVQITEIRVITTKNPEVEKAWRILNVLFLCCVKQKYPKVEIAKYQIDIDDINNEDDLRKFKEFIEGHLQPDDYMDITGGRKGMSVAAALAAKAVGAKIITSIISQQSYRSINDKIRNLTNIPELKRREECNEQLEKDYCELISKDAKTIVFDI
- a CDS encoding TenA family transcriptional regulator — translated: MNPLQIIRKELENLNLQILNNPILKLVEEGKLKRDVINYFVINQWYIVNHDLRSLALGLSKSRSIDELSIFKELIDGDYHALGELMKLMKELNIDIKDPLTYNISPKAVNYTHYLSWLANYAEPKEFLFATVVNLPVWGTVVTRFGEGLRRNYGINELGFFDTFKGSYDELENKVISLLEVKDMNRLKTIAYMIQYYEKEFWESLLEFR
- a CDS encoding xanthine dehydrogenase family protein molybdopterin-binding subunit, yielding MKRIDVYNALLGKGEFIDDFKFRGKYAYFLRSPYPHARISKIDSSEAERRGALVLTGKDMLSRTVQQAGEREGAGLTSPLLAINKALYVGQPVALILADDPYEAVDLAEYVQVDYEPLEAVPNIDRALQNKVILFDDLKSNVVKEQTFEFGKNNSRGRELELELYWSRSSGNPIEPYGAQVIPMDDYLLIISNQQAGNLVSDEIQKALGIKVIHKNARQGGSFGAKFSLVRYLAVLSYASLKFRVPIKWIETRTEHLMASNSSGPERKFKIRANYTSDGKVNALDIHIWEDVGASRDAGQPFKPLGHLTGPYKIPYVKYTGTLVATNKNPPGAFRGAGTPPHTWALERVMDAIADELGIDRAEVRKTNAIDSFPYDSGFAYYDSGNPKGLLELALSRKDIFSMRDKNTGIGLALSTDPSTPSGSERVKIKIKDGKIVIGLGFGPEGQGNEHTAVLLASKLLGIPQEDVKYEILDNTELPSSFGPGGSRMAVYSYGAVAGGVEELKAKLRKRAEAVLNDKIIDYKEGYFIGENGGKVRITQFEGEEVSFTYTLQGKYRFNAYPFACDLAVVRIEDGKIKPIKHVVYIDPGNPIDEDLVREQVIGGTAIGISIALYERYLYDDSGNLLTTSLADYGLPTAADLPDIEVNIVPTPSPVTPFGAKGIGEIPVGVAAAAVTSAIEDVIKKRITKVPITLEDVLNE
- a CDS encoding malto-oligosyltrehalose synthase, which translates into the protein MNENINSTYRLQLNKDFDFERVIEYLDYFKELGISHLYLSPVLQARPSSSHGYDVVDHSKINDELGGEEGYFKLVNEAKKRGLGIIQDIVPNHMAVHSNNWRLMDVLENWKNSKYYNYFDIYDEDIIILPILEDVPDNVIRNNLIEVKDSYVKYRDFLFPINKEGIEYLKKLNCFQTSCLSKDDIKKLLGMQYYELKFWKEYPNYRRFFAVNDLIAIKVELEEVFNESHSVISRLPIDGLRVDHIDGLYDPKQYIDRLRKIFPNKIIYVEKILSLGEKLPENWNVDGTTGYDFLNYVNLLLVDKSGEEELTKFYEEFVGRKLDIESIITESKKLVAKTLFRGDIQRLAKLFGVNEDYLIDFLSCLKRYRTYLPYEDMNVIDECDKEKKLRDEKALIRLQQYMPAIFAKGYEDTALFIYNRLISLNEVGSNLRMFSITLDEFHDFNSSRVNSISLNATSTHDTKFSEDVRARISVLSEIPKEWKERVIYWHDLLKPKIDRNDEYRFYQTIVGSFESYNEEYVNRIKNHMIKAIREAKVNTTWENPNVEYEKRVLAFIDDTLSNDTFRSDLINFLKKVTYYGYMKSLITITLKCTSPGIPDIYQGTEVWRYLLTDPDNRLPVNFNYLRETMKKLPDSIEKITISDERTKMLVIKKLLSIRRDLQGYQKLQYGFRRGKIMVLFSPVVTKEINDEVDLPKSFDVLRNVEISQGKYKLSDIIGEHKIAVLQIKND